The proteins below are encoded in one region of Puntigrus tetrazona isolate hp1 chromosome 5, ASM1883169v1, whole genome shotgun sequence:
- the paxx gene encoding protein PAXX: MFIIIIFSVILRQISMEQNSESKSVLCTLLDKTDQSKYVFFTQKRSAGDINIGFTNGEDVWKTHLSEEILSQLFKKFSLKSTEDYTFKLKCACKAGRAFVKLQEDGAVLHLGAEPTDLSLSLSKLKDSEGRTEVKELLFKMADSLQQLESQGSSSSFSPVKSPQKRSAEFEPRKPHKGPVVAVRRRLPGDSLINPGTKRKKPATGVAFDEDDD; this comes from the exons atgtttattattattatttttagtgtgaTTTTACGTCAAATCAGTATGGAACAAAATTCCGAGTCAAAATCTGTCCTTTGCACTTTGCTGGATAAAACCGACCAGTCCAAATACGTGTTTTTTACTCAAAAGCGATCAGCAGGAGACATAAACATAGG ATTTACCAATGGTGAAGATGTCTGGAAAACGCATCTTTCAGAGGAGATTCTGTCTCAGCTT ttTAAGAAATTTTCATTGAAGTCCACAGAGGATTATACCTTCAAACTCAA GTGTGCGTGTAAAGCTGGCCGAGCATTTGTGAAGTTGCAGGAAGACGGTGCTGTGCTGCATTTAGGAGCAGAGCCCACAGACCTCAGTCTGTCCCTGTCAAAACTCAAAGACTCAGAGGGAAGGACGGAAGTCAAGGAACTGCTTTTCAAAATGGCTGACAGCTTGCAACAGCTAGAAAGTCAAG gttcttCATCGTCATTTAGTCCAGTCAAGAGTCCTCAGAAAAGGAGTGCTG AATTTGAACCTAGGAAACCGCATAAGGGTCCAGTTGTAGCAGTCAGAAGACGTCTTCCTGGAGATTCTCTCATCAACCCAGGAACAAAGag AAAGAAACCTGCAACAGGCGTGGCCTTTGATGAAGACGATGATTGA
- the dph7 gene encoding diphthine methyltransferase isoform X1, whose protein sequence is MGWQSRTRTLQVFDTELSADTVEWCPLPQWSHVLACGTYQLQKGDEKQTAENCSAPSRIGRLYLFQCNPQPSFIPPLTETQRVDTPAILDLKWCHVPISDRPVLGMATASGQIQLYKLVEPQQGTCVLENELSTELGPDRLALSLDWSTGRGESSDVRVVSSDSSGSLTALSLGEAGLTAVCQWKAHDFEAWISAFSYWDTQIVYSGGDDCKLKGWDLRMSPSSPTFTSKRHTMGVCSIHSNPHREHILATGSYDENVLLWDGRSMKQPLSETAVGGGVWRLKWHPSQEHLLLAACMHNDFHILHCQKAMEGQDAPCPVLASYILHNSLAYGADWSRLPLSNSSPPSPQEPPQTVGLTESAGHLRIQYESPTASFDTSLEDDSGRYIPDRCPLPEKSSVPGPLSSSARDSQSLSCLMASCSFYDHMMHVWRWDWSPEEKQTPFEPTSSS, encoded by the exons ATGGGTTGGCAGTCTCGAACCCGAACCCTGCAGGTGTTCGACACGGAGTTAAGCGCTGACACCGTGGAGTGGTGCCCGTTACCACAGTGGTCTCATGTTCTGGCATGTGGGACTTACCAACTTCAAAAAGGCGACGAGAAG CAAACCGCAGAAAACTGTTCTGCACCGAGCAGAATCGGTAGACTTTATCTGTTTCAGTGTAATCCGCAACCGTCGTTCATCCCTCCGCTGACTGAGACTCAGAGAGTGGACACTCCTGCTATACTCGACCTCAAATG GTGTCACGTGCCGATATCAGATCGCCCAGTGTTGGGCATGGCCACTGCAAGCGGACAAATCCAGTTATACAAGCTCGTGGAACCTCAG CAGGGCACATGTGTTCTGGAGAACGAGCTGAGCACAGAATTGGGTCCTGACAGACTGGCATTGTCTTTAGACTGGTCCACAGGGAGAGGTGAGAG CAGTGATGTGCGCGTGGTGTCCAGTGACTCGAGCGGCTCTCTCACAGCGCTGTCTCTAGGGGAAGCCGGTTTAACTGCTGTGTGTCAGTGGAAAGCTCACGACTTTGAAGCCTGGATCTCAGCATTTAGCTACTGGGATACACAGATTGTTTATTCAG GTGGTGATGACTGCAAACTAAAGGGTTGGGATCTGAGAATGAGTCCCTCTTCCCCTACCTTCACCAGCAAGAG ACACACGATGGGAGTATGCAGTATACACAGTAACCCCCATCGAGAGCACATACTAGCCACAGGAAG CTATGATGAGAACGTGCTGCTCTGGGACGGGAGGAGCATGAAGCAGCCCTTGAGTGAGACCGCAGTAGGTGGAGGTGTGTGGAGACTCAAGTGGCACCCCAGTCAAGAGCACCTGCTGCTAGCTGCGTGCATGCATAATGATTTCCATATCCTCCACTGCCAGAAAGCTATGG AGGGACAAGATGCCCCATGCCCAGTTCTGGCCTCCTATATTCTCCACAACTCCTTAGCATACGGAGCAGACTGGTCCAGACTCCCCCTAAGCAACTCCTCACCCCCCTCTCCTCAGGAACCTCCCCAAACAGTTGGACTCACAGAGTCTGCAGGTCATCTCAGGATCCAGTATGAATCGCCCACCGCCAGCTTTGACACCTCTCTGGAGGATGACTCGGGGCGGTACATACCTGACCGGTGTCCTTTACCAGAAAAAAGTTCAGTTCCAGGCCCCCTCAGCAGCTCTGCTAGAGACTCCCAGTCTCTGTCCTGTCTGATGGCTTCCTGCTCCTTCTACGATCACATGATGCACGTGTGGAGATGGGACTGGAGCCCAGAGGAAAAGCAGACGCCGTTTGAACCCACCTCCTCTTCCTGA
- the dph7 gene encoding diphthine methyltransferase isoform X2 yields the protein MGWQSRTRTLQVFDTELSADTVEWCPLPQWSHVLACGTYQLQKGDEKQTAENCSAPSRIGRLYLFQCNPQPSFIPPLTETQRVDTPAILDLKWCHVPISDRPVLGMATASGQIQLYKLVEPQQGTCVLENELSTELGPDRLALSLDWSTGRGESDVRVVSSDSSGSLTALSLGEAGLTAVCQWKAHDFEAWISAFSYWDTQIVYSGGDDCKLKGWDLRMSPSSPTFTSKRHTMGVCSIHSNPHREHILATGSYDENVLLWDGRSMKQPLSETAVGGGVWRLKWHPSQEHLLLAACMHNDFHILHCQKAMEGQDAPCPVLASYILHNSLAYGADWSRLPLSNSSPPSPQEPPQTVGLTESAGHLRIQYESPTASFDTSLEDDSGRYIPDRCPLPEKSSVPGPLSSSARDSQSLSCLMASCSFYDHMMHVWRWDWSPEEKQTPFEPTSSS from the exons ATGGGTTGGCAGTCTCGAACCCGAACCCTGCAGGTGTTCGACACGGAGTTAAGCGCTGACACCGTGGAGTGGTGCCCGTTACCACAGTGGTCTCATGTTCTGGCATGTGGGACTTACCAACTTCAAAAAGGCGACGAGAAG CAAACCGCAGAAAACTGTTCTGCACCGAGCAGAATCGGTAGACTTTATCTGTTTCAGTGTAATCCGCAACCGTCGTTCATCCCTCCGCTGACTGAGACTCAGAGAGTGGACACTCCTGCTATACTCGACCTCAAATG GTGTCACGTGCCGATATCAGATCGCCCAGTGTTGGGCATGGCCACTGCAAGCGGACAAATCCAGTTATACAAGCTCGTGGAACCTCAG CAGGGCACATGTGTTCTGGAGAACGAGCTGAGCACAGAATTGGGTCCTGACAGACTGGCATTGTCTTTAGACTGGTCCACAGGGAGAGGTGAGAG TGATGTGCGCGTGGTGTCCAGTGACTCGAGCGGCTCTCTCACAGCGCTGTCTCTAGGGGAAGCCGGTTTAACTGCTGTGTGTCAGTGGAAAGCTCACGACTTTGAAGCCTGGATCTCAGCATTTAGCTACTGGGATACACAGATTGTTTATTCAG GTGGTGATGACTGCAAACTAAAGGGTTGGGATCTGAGAATGAGTCCCTCTTCCCCTACCTTCACCAGCAAGAG ACACACGATGGGAGTATGCAGTATACACAGTAACCCCCATCGAGAGCACATACTAGCCACAGGAAG CTATGATGAGAACGTGCTGCTCTGGGACGGGAGGAGCATGAAGCAGCCCTTGAGTGAGACCGCAGTAGGTGGAGGTGTGTGGAGACTCAAGTGGCACCCCAGTCAAGAGCACCTGCTGCTAGCTGCGTGCATGCATAATGATTTCCATATCCTCCACTGCCAGAAAGCTATGG AGGGACAAGATGCCCCATGCCCAGTTCTGGCCTCCTATATTCTCCACAACTCCTTAGCATACGGAGCAGACTGGTCCAGACTCCCCCTAAGCAACTCCTCACCCCCCTCTCCTCAGGAACCTCCCCAAACAGTTGGACTCACAGAGTCTGCAGGTCATCTCAGGATCCAGTATGAATCGCCCACCGCCAGCTTTGACACCTCTCTGGAGGATGACTCGGGGCGGTACATACCTGACCGGTGTCCTTTACCAGAAAAAAGTTCAGTTCCAGGCCCCCTCAGCAGCTCTGCTAGAGACTCCCAGTCTCTGTCCTGTCTGATGGCTTCCTGCTCCTTCTACGATCACATGATGCACGTGTGGAGATGGGACTGGAGCCCAGAGGAAAAGCAGACGCCGTTTGAACCCACCTCCTCTTCCTGA
- the dph7 gene encoding diphthine methyltransferase isoform X3, which yields MATASGQIQLYKLVEPQQGTCVLENELSTELGPDRLALSLDWSTGRGESSDVRVVSSDSSGSLTALSLGEAGLTAVCQWKAHDFEAWISAFSYWDTQIVYSGGDDCKLKGWDLRMSPSSPTFTSKRHTMGVCSIHSNPHREHILATGSYDENVLLWDGRSMKQPLSETAVGGGVWRLKWHPSQEHLLLAACMHNDFHILHCQKAMEGQDAPCPVLASYILHNSLAYGADWSRLPLSNSSPPSPQEPPQTVGLTESAGHLRIQYESPTASFDTSLEDDSGRYIPDRCPLPEKSSVPGPLSSSARDSQSLSCLMASCSFYDHMMHVWRWDWSPEEKQTPFEPTSSS from the exons ATGGCCACTGCAAGCGGACAAATCCAGTTATACAAGCTCGTGGAACCTCAG CAGGGCACATGTGTTCTGGAGAACGAGCTGAGCACAGAATTGGGTCCTGACAGACTGGCATTGTCTTTAGACTGGTCCACAGGGAGAGGTGAGAG CAGTGATGTGCGCGTGGTGTCCAGTGACTCGAGCGGCTCTCTCACAGCGCTGTCTCTAGGGGAAGCCGGTTTAACTGCTGTGTGTCAGTGGAAAGCTCACGACTTTGAAGCCTGGATCTCAGCATTTAGCTACTGGGATACACAGATTGTTTATTCAG GTGGTGATGACTGCAAACTAAAGGGTTGGGATCTGAGAATGAGTCCCTCTTCCCCTACCTTCACCAGCAAGAG ACACACGATGGGAGTATGCAGTATACACAGTAACCCCCATCGAGAGCACATACTAGCCACAGGAAG CTATGATGAGAACGTGCTGCTCTGGGACGGGAGGAGCATGAAGCAGCCCTTGAGTGAGACCGCAGTAGGTGGAGGTGTGTGGAGACTCAAGTGGCACCCCAGTCAAGAGCACCTGCTGCTAGCTGCGTGCATGCATAATGATTTCCATATCCTCCACTGCCAGAAAGCTATGG AGGGACAAGATGCCCCATGCCCAGTTCTGGCCTCCTATATTCTCCACAACTCCTTAGCATACGGAGCAGACTGGTCCAGACTCCCCCTAAGCAACTCCTCACCCCCCTCTCCTCAGGAACCTCCCCAAACAGTTGGACTCACAGAGTCTGCAGGTCATCTCAGGATCCAGTATGAATCGCCCACCGCCAGCTTTGACACCTCTCTGGAGGATGACTCGGGGCGGTACATACCTGACCGGTGTCCTTTACCAGAAAAAAGTTCAGTTCCAGGCCCCCTCAGCAGCTCTGCTAGAGACTCCCAGTCTCTGTCCTGTCTGATGGCTTCCTGCTCCTTCTACGATCACATGATGCACGTGTGGAGATGGGACTGGAGCCCAGAGGAAAAGCAGACGCCGTTTGAACCCACCTCCTCTTCCTGA
- the mrpl41 gene encoding 39S ribosomal protein L41, mitochondrial isoform X1, with amino-acid sequence MFVVIIAWCTKIHNLLTMVVNNVYKVHADYQPTTAHGASVHCSSFTWLLLQLDHCKMGVLSALTRGLVRGADRMAEFTSKRGPRTFYKSRGARPTGILTSSRKFIPVQAMIPEFVVPNLEGFNLKAYVSYKTPAGTEPPLTPEMLFNQVVAPQIKRDIEEGVFDEENLEKYGLEKTQNGKLFKLHPRNFVR; translated from the exons ATGTTCGTTGTCATTATTGCTTGgtgtacaaaaatacataatttactAACGATGGTTGTTAATAATGTTTACAAGGTTCATGCTGATTACCAACCCACGACTGCACATGGAGCATCAGTTCATTGTAGTTCATTTACATG GTTGTTGCTGCAGTTAGATCACTGTAAAATGGGGGTGCTGTCAGCGCTGACTCGGGGGCTCGTGAGAGGAGCAGACAGAATGGCAGAGTTCACAAGCAAGCGCGGGCCCAGGACATTCTACAAGAGCAGAGGCGCGAGACCCACTGGAATCCTCACCTCCAGCAGAAAGTTCATACCTGTACAGGCCATGATTCCAGAGTTTGTGGTGCCCAATCTGGAAGGATTCAATCTGAAAGCGTACGTGTCATACAAGACCCCTGCTGGGACGGAGCCACCCCTGACTCCAGAGATGCTCTTCAATCAGGTGGTGGCCCCACAGATTAAGAGAGACATTGAGGAAGGGGTTTTCGATGAAGAGAATCTTGAGAAATATGGAttagagaaaacacaaaacGGGAAGCTGTTCAAGCTACATCCCAGGAACTTTGTTCGTTAA
- the mrpl41 gene encoding 39S ribosomal protein L41, mitochondrial isoform X2 — MVSHSIMLLLQLDHCKMGVLSALTRGLVRGADRMAEFTSKRGPRTFYKSRGARPTGILTSSRKFIPVQAMIPEFVVPNLEGFNLKAYVSYKTPAGTEPPLTPEMLFNQVVAPQIKRDIEEGVFDEENLEKYGLEKTQNGKLFKLHPRNFVR, encoded by the exons ATGGTATCTCACTCAATAAT GTTGTTGCTGCAGTTAGATCACTGTAAAATGGGGGTGCTGTCAGCGCTGACTCGGGGGCTCGTGAGAGGAGCAGACAGAATGGCAGAGTTCACAAGCAAGCGCGGGCCCAGGACATTCTACAAGAGCAGAGGCGCGAGACCCACTGGAATCCTCACCTCCAGCAGAAAGTTCATACCTGTACAGGCCATGATTCCAGAGTTTGTGGTGCCCAATCTGGAAGGATTCAATCTGAAAGCGTACGTGTCATACAAGACCCCTGCTGGGACGGAGCCACCCCTGACTCCAGAGATGCTCTTCAATCAGGTGGTGGCCCCACAGATTAAGAGAGACATTGAGGAAGGGGTTTTCGATGAAGAGAATCTTGAGAAATATGGAttagagaaaacacaaaacGGGAAGCTGTTCAAGCTACATCCCAGGAACTTTGTTCGTTAA
- the mrpl41 gene encoding 39S ribosomal protein L41, mitochondrial isoform X3 yields the protein MGVLSALTRGLVRGADRMAEFTSKRGPRTFYKSRGARPTGILTSSRKFIPVQAMIPEFVVPNLEGFNLKAYVSYKTPAGTEPPLTPEMLFNQVVAPQIKRDIEEGVFDEENLEKYGLEKTQNGKLFKLHPRNFVR from the coding sequence ATGGGGGTGCTGTCAGCGCTGACTCGGGGGCTCGTGAGAGGAGCAGACAGAATGGCAGAGTTCACAAGCAAGCGCGGGCCCAGGACATTCTACAAGAGCAGAGGCGCGAGACCCACTGGAATCCTCACCTCCAGCAGAAAGTTCATACCTGTACAGGCCATGATTCCAGAGTTTGTGGTGCCCAATCTGGAAGGATTCAATCTGAAAGCGTACGTGTCATACAAGACCCCTGCTGGGACGGAGCCACCCCTGACTCCAGAGATGCTCTTCAATCAGGTGGTGGCCCCACAGATTAAGAGAGACATTGAGGAAGGGGTTTTCGATGAAGAGAATCTTGAGAAATATGGAttagagaaaacacaaaacGGGAAGCTGTTCAAGCTACATCCCAGGAACTTTGTTCGTTAA
- the pnpla7b gene encoding patatin-like phospholipase domain-containing protein 7 encodes MEEKEQDDICSIFPAVLPSGTEIKARVQHFIEDQLQSTMWTGVLIGAAVAVSFISIVAFFLHRRYKLGEEQAEGPKYRFRKRDKVMFYGRKIMRKVQTLSSPATSGPVSQKRFRKRTKVLSIARKILRIRREPPALQPKEPPPSLLEADLTEFDMQNSHLPSEVLYMLKNVRVLGHFEKPLFLELCRHMVFVQLQQGEGLFRPGDTDDSIFVVQDGRLDLCIHENDGTEVVVKHVLPGDSVHSLLSILDVITGYPAPYKTVSARAAAPTTVLRLPAQAFQSVFEKYPETLVRVIQIIMVRLQRVTFLALHNYLGLTTELFNKESQAVPLVSVASAVGEGAPGKGLRRHSQTTEDVSEKVQQRSTDRYSDTRGEDAWKHRTESPTALFRKSRSLSTPFDGTHAGSPDRNMAFDRASITKEEAPTSPIAVPKYVRKKSVTMQHSPSAVFHYSDTGGHSSHIHHCKVNAIFQAAKKDLLKIIQLQDTSLLEDRVTLRQVKAGSIVASEGDQDVSVQFVISGTLHVYQRLIDREEETCLFVAHPGEMVGHLAVLTGEPLIFSVRAHRDCCFLSISKTHFYEIMRAEPRMVLNVAHTVVRRVSSFVRQIDFALDWMALEAGRAVYRQGDKSDSTFIVLSGRLRSVIMKDDGKKELAGEYGRGDLIGVVEALTHLNRATTVHAVRDSELAKLPEGALNSIKRKYPQVVTRLIHLLGQKILGNMQQVNGPLSVRSLGFHTPSSKWDAGNPAANLSTVAILPVSEEVPLTAFTLELQHALSAIGPTLLLTSDIIRQRLGVAALDSVHEYRLSSWLGQQEDIHRIVLYQSDSSLTPWNQRCIRQADCIIIVGVGEQEPTVGELERMLESSAVRAQKQLVLLHREDGPPPRGTAEWLNMRSWISRHLHLSCPHRVFSRRSLPKLREMYQRVFEKPPDRHSDFSRLARILTGNAIALVLGGGGARGCSQVGIIRALSEAGIPVDLIGGTSIGSLIGALYAEERSVSRMTVRARQWAMDFGSIFKKITDLTYPVTSMFTGASFNSSISGIFQDKQIEDLWIPYFNITTDITASSMRVNTDGSLWRYVRASMSLSGYLPPLCDPKDGHLLMDGGYINNLPADTARSMGAKLVIAVDVGSQDETDLTNYGDSLSGWWLLWKRLNPLSEKVKVLNMAEIQTRLAYVCSVRQLEMVKDSDYCEYLRPPIDRYGTLDFGKFDEIADVGYQHGKTVFDVWCRSGVRETMLKDQHQEEFHKSRSTNVTCPNASFTDLAEIVSRIEPVTQAVMDEESECQTDYDEDAVLSDFDLSNPNSEHSEHTEDEEDETADTADTDDEMEIRTRRHRIFKNNSHHNT; translated from the exons ATGGAAGAAAAAGAACAAGATgatatatgcagtatatttcCG GCAGTGCTGCCATCTGGGACTGAGATCAAGGCTCGAGTGCAGCACTTCATAGAGGATCAGTTACAGAGTACCATG tgGACTGGTGTGCTGATTGGAGCTGCTGTTGCGGTTTCGTTCATTAGTATTGTTGCCTTTTTTCTGCACAGAAGATACAAATTGG GAGAAGAGCAAGCTGAAGGTCCTAAATACCGTTTTAGAAAAAGAGACAAAGTGATGTTTTATGGCAGGAAGATAATGAGAAAG GTCCAGACCTTATCCTCACCAGCCACCTCAGGTCCGGTATCTCAAAAGCGattcagaaaaagaacaaaagttcTATCAATAGCTCGCAA AATTCTACGCATACGAAGAGAGCCACCAGCCCTGCAGCCAAAAGAGCCTCCGCCTTCGCTCTTGGAAGCAGATTTGACTGAATTCGACATGCAGAACTCCCACCTGCCCTCTGAGGTCCTGTATATGCTGAAAAACGTGAG GGTTCTGGGTCACTTTGAAAAGCCTCTGTTCCTGGAGCTGTGTCGGCACATGGTGTTTGTGCAGCTACAGCAAGGGGAAGGATTATTTCGCCCAGGAGACACTGATGACAGCATCTTTGTAGTGCAGGATGGGCGTCTTGATCTGTGTATCCATGAGAAT GATGGGACTGAGGTTGTGGTGAAGCATGTTTTGCCTGGAGACAGTGTTCACAGTCTGCTCAGCATCCTCGATGTCATCACT GGATATCCAGCTCCCTACAAAACTGTCTCAGCCAGAGCAGCAGCCCCAACTACTGTTCTCCGCCTTCCTGCACAGGCTTTCCAGTCCGTCTTTGAAAAATACCCAGAGACCCTAGTCAGAGTTATTCAG ataaTCATGGTGCGTCTTCAGAGAGTTACCTTTCTTGCCCTTCACAACTATCTAGGCCTGACCACGGAACTTTTCAATAAG GAAAGTCAAGCTGTTCCGCTGGTCTCAGTGGCCAGTGCTGTAGGAGAAGGCGCTCCAGGCAAAGGGCTGCGCAGACACTCGCAGACAACTGAGGACGTTTCTGAAAAGGTCCAGCAAAGGTCAACAGACCGTTACAGTGACACAAGAGGAGAGg atgcttGGAAGCATCGCACAGAAAGTCCTACTGCTTTATTCAGAAAGTCTCGTTCACTGTCAACAccttttgacggcacccatg CTGGTTCTCCTGACCGCAATATGGCCTTTGACAGAGCAAGCATTACGAAAGAGGAAGCCCCTACAAGTCCTATTGCCGTTCCTAAA TACGTAAGGAAGAAGTCGGTGACAATGCAGCATTCTCCTTCGGCTGTGTTTCACTACTCAGACACTGGGGGGCATTCCAGCCACATCCACCATTGTAAAGTTAATGCCATTTTTCAAGCTGCCAAGAAGGACTTGCTTAAAATCATTCAGCTTCAG GACACCAGTCTTCTGGAAGATAGGGTGACTCTGAGACAAGTAAAAGCGGGCTCTATCGTTGCAAGCGAGGGAGATCAG GATGTGAGCGTGCAGTTTGTCATCTCAGGAACTCTCCATGTGTACCAGAGACTGATTGACAGAGAGGAAGAAACATGTCTTTTTGTGGCTCACCCTGGAGAGATGGTGGGCCACCTGGCTGTTCTCACAGGAGAGCCTCTCATCTTTTCTGTGCGTGCCCACCGTGACTGCTGCTTCCTGTCTATCTCCAAAACACACTTCTATGA GATAATGCGTGCCGAGCCTAGGATGGTATTAAATGTGGCTCACACAGTGGTACGGAGGGTCTCTTCCTTTGTCCGACAGATTGACTTTGCTCTGGACTGGATGGCACTGGAGGCCGGTAGGGCTGTCTATAG ACAGGGAGATAAGTCAGATAGCACTTTCATTGTCCTGAGTGGACGTCTGCGTTCCGTCATCATGAAGGATGATGGGAAAAAAGAGCTTGCTGGAGAGTATGGTCGGGGGGATCTCATTGGTGTG GTGGAAGCTTTGACTCATTTAAACAGAGCAACCACAGTCCATGCAGTCCGGGACTCTGAACTGGCCAAACTGCCCGAAGGAGCTCTTAACTCTATTAAGAGGAAATACCCACAG GTTGTGACTCGCCTGATTCATCTTCTTGGGCAGAAAATCTTGGGCAACATGCAGCAAGTGAATGGTCCACTATCAG TGCGCAGTCTGGGTTTTCACACCCCAAGCAGTAAGTGGGACGCAGGTAACCCAGCTGCCAATCTGTCTACGGTCGCCATACTGCCTGTTTCTGAGGAGGTGCCTTTGACTGCCTTCACACTGGAGCTGCAGCATGCTCTCAGTGCTATTG GCCCCACTTTGCTCCTAACCAGTGACATCATCAGACAGCGCCTGGGTGTTGCAGCCTTGGATAG TGTTCATGAGTATCGTTTGTCAAGCTGGTTGGGTCAACAAGAGGACATCCACCGGATTGTTCTGTATCAGTCGGATAGTTCTCTGACTCCTTGGAATCAGCGTTGCATCAGACAGGCAGACTGCATCATTATAGTGGGTGTGGGTGAACAGGAGCCCACTGTGGGAGAG CTAGAGCGAATGCTAGAGAGCAGTGCTGTGAGAGCTCAGAAGCAGCTGGTCCTGTTGCACCGTGAGGACGGGCCGCCGCCAAGAGGAACAGCAGAATGGCTCAACATGCGCAGCTGGATCTCTAGACATCTGCACCTGTCCTGTCCCCACAGGGTCTTCTCCAGGAGGAGCCTGCCTAAACTG AGAGAGATGTATCAGCGGGTATTTGAGAAGCCTCCCGACCGCCATTCTGACTTCTCTCGTCTGGCTCGGATCCTGACAGGCAACGCTATTGCTCTGGTGCTTGGAGGAGGGGGGGCCAG AGGCTGCTCTCAGGTGGGCATCATTCGGGCGTTGAGTGAGGCAGGGATCCCTGTGGATCTGATTGGTGGCACTTCCATTGGTTCGTTGATAGGAGCGCTCTATGCTGAAGAGCGAAGCGTCAGTCGTATGACGGTTAGGGCACGCCAGTGGGCCATG GATTTTGGATCCATATTTAAGAAGATCACAGACCTGACGTACCCAGTGACGTCCATGTTTACTGGAGCATCATTTAACTCCAGCATTAGTGGAATCTTCCAGGACAAACAGATTGAG GACCTTTGGATCCCTTATTTCAACATTACCACAGACATCACTGCCTCCTCCATGAGAGTGAACACTGATG GTTCTCTGTGGAGATATGTGCGTGCCAGCATGTCTCTCTCTGGGTACCTTCCCCCTCTGTGTGACCCTAAAGATGGACACTTGCTCATGGATGGAGGCTACATCAATAACCTGCCTG CTGACACAGCTCGTTCAATGGGTGCCAAGTTGGTGATTGCCGTTGATGTTGGCAGTCAGGATGAAACCGATCTGACTAATTATGGAGACTCTTTATCTGGATGGTGGCTGCTATGGAAACGCTTGAACCCTCTGTCAGAAAAAGTAAAG GTGTTGAACATGGCAGAGATCCAGACCCGTCTGGCTTATGTGTGTTCTGTGCGTCAGCTAGAGATGGTAAAAGACAGTGACTACTGCGAGTACCTGCGACCGCCCATCGATCGCTATGGCACACTGGACTTTGGCAAATTTGATGAGATTGCT GACGTTGGTTACCAGCATGGGAAGACCGTGTTTGATGTGTGGTGTCGGAGCGGGGTGAGGGAGACGATGCTTAAAGACCAGCATCAAGAGGAGTTCCACAAGTCCAGGAGCACTAAT GTGACCTGTCCCAATGCTTCTTTCACTGATCTGGCTGAAATAGTGTCCAGAATAGAGCCAGTGACGCAGGCCGTGATGGATG aggagtcCGAGTGCCAGACAGACTATGATGAAGATGCAGTGCTATCAGACTTCGATCTGTCCAATCCAAACAGCGAACACAGTGAGCATActgaagatgaagaggatgagACAGCAGATACAGCCGATACA GATGATGAAATGGAGATCAGGACAAGGAGACATCGAATATTCAAAAACAACAGCCATCATAACACCTGA